In Wolbachia endosymbiont (group A) of Pogonocherus hispidulus, the genomic stretch CAACAAATGGTGTCATTCCAGTGCTTGACACTGGAATCCAGGAATTTTATTAAGTTGGTGAGCATAAAAATAGCTGTTTTACGTTAAAATACAACGTTTTGATGATTATGAAAAGGCTGGATCCCAGTGTCTGGGCACTGGGATGACATTGGTGGTTATACTTACTCTACTGCAACACGGGACGTTCGTACAGTTGTGGATTCATTCGCAGTATCTCTATAGCTAACCCAAGAAAGGTTTTCCTACGTCATACCGCCGCGGTATCTCTTAGCATAGATCTCTTACTTAACCGTCATACCGCCGCGGTATCTCTAGATCCCGCTAACAAGCAGCGGGATGACGGTTGTCGGTAAATCTAAGTTACTTTAGCTATATATAAAAGGTTTAAGTGGTTGTATTGATGTATCTTTGTATTAGAAAACACCCAATAAGCAGAGTTGTGAGTGGAATAAACCACAAAATGTAAGTGCTAGGTGGGGTAGTTATAATTGAATTGCCGTAAGAATTTTTTAACTCTGAGATTATCTCTTCATCTGTGTATCCATCATTGATTTTTTTACGAATTGCTTCCCGCATATCATACGCAATCTGAGATCCAGATTCAGACAATGATTCGCCAGAACATATTGGACACCTTATTATTTCAAATAAACTGGTTGCTCGTT encodes the following:
- a CDS encoding cytochrome c-type biogenesis protein CcmH translates to MRAVVSLLFILIFHSGVNAFTLDNKLRDKSMEKRATSLFEIIRCPICSGESLSESGSQIAYDMREAIRKKINDGYTDEEIISELKNSYGNSIITTPPSTYILWFIPLTTLLIGCFLIQRYINTTT